In Gymnogyps californianus isolate 813 chromosome 29, ASM1813914v2, whole genome shotgun sequence, the following are encoded in one genomic region:
- the LOC127026901 gene encoding signaling lymphocytic activation molecule-like translates to MGCNVCLWLLISLGRVWGTGRGTRETVLGTLGKATILRIPLHLQKLTLNFGAAVWKRDTDDPHRKLVLLKYLDGNYTNYMQRQTRFHKSDFSLEILNTSRQDRQLYEYIASTGSEETVWQIQLEVYEPVSDPSIQILGWALANGSCNVTLNCTAERGDNVSYSWGRQDTNTSGLCSRNGSLLHLSYILQNTSITCACTASNPISRRVVTFNSSECSYEQGGSAGLRTEHLVLMVVVPVAAVMLLTGAFVATRSAMLIAGQRRDRSPLTEDSAVHTIYSQVQRVEVSHDQHVGFWPLGVNTAPRLVKERVKLPCSVQTGEEMVGPGGVEGGKGPRGELPAAAHPSLSMQKQKGAPAAEHPSCTTIYAAATGLPPDTAPAPGRALRPPCSPLAEPPIPQGHPSLLQSPDKEPTTVYASVMMPVA, encoded by the exons ATGGGCTGCAACGTGTGTCTCTGGCTGCTGATCTCTCTCGGCCGTGTTTGGG GCACGGGCCGTGGGACGAGGGAGACGGTGTTGGGCACCTTGGGGAAGGCGACGATATTGCGGATCCCCCTCCATCTCCAGAAACTCACTCTGAACTTTGGGGCAGCCGTCTGGAAGCGGGACACGGATGACCCGCACAGGAAGCTCGTCCTACTCAAGTACCTGGATGGCAACTACACCAACTACATGCAGAGACAAACTCGCTTCCACAAGTCGGACTTCTCCCTGGAGATCCTGAACACCAGCCGGCAGGACAGGCAGCTCTACGAGTACATAGCCAGCACGGGGTCGGAGGAGACAGTCTGGCAGATACAGCTGGAGGTGTATG aGCCGGTGTCTGATCCCAGCATCCAGATCCTCGGCTGGGCGCTGGCCAACGGCAGCTGCAACGTCACCCTCAACTGCACGGCAGAGCGGGGGGACAACGTCTCCTacagctggggcaggcaggacaCCAACACCTCGGGGCTCTGCTCCCGCAACGGCAGCCTCCTGCACCTCTCCTACATCCTGCAGAACACAAGCATCACCTGCGCCTGCACGGCCAGCAACCCCATCAGCAGGCGGGTCGTCACCTTCAACTCCTCTGAGTGCAGCTACGAGCAAGGGG GCAGCGCCGGGCTGAGGACGGAGCATCTCGTGCTGATGGTGGTGGTGCCCGTCGCTGCAGTGATGCTGCTCACCGGGGCCTTCGTGGCCACCCGTTCAGCCATGCTCATCG CCGGCCAGAGGCGGGATCGCTCGCCGCTTACCGAGGACAGCGCGGTGCACACCATCTACTCCCAAGTGCAGCGGGTGGAGGTGAGCCACGACCAGCAC GTGGGCTTTTGGCCACTGGGTGTCAACACAGCCCCGCGGCTGGTGAAGGAGAGGGTGAAACT TCCCTGCTCAGTGCAAACCGGGGAGGAAATGGTGGGTCCaggtggggtggagggagggaagggccCCCGCGGcgagctgcctgctgctgctcatccTTCACTCTccatgcagaagcagaaagggGCCCCTGCCGCTGAGCATCCCTCCTGCACCACCATCTACGCTGCAGCCACCGGCCTGCCCCCGGACACGGCCCCGGCCCCTGGCAGAGCCCTGCGACCCCCGTGCAGCCCCCTGGCAGAGCCGCCCATCCCACAGGGCCACCCATCCCTCTTGCAG AGCCCTGACAAGGAGCCCACGACAGTTTACGCCAGCGTGATGATGCCCGTGGCCTGA
- the CD244 gene encoding natural killer cell receptor 2B4, producing the protein MIRESAIAPALGRAEDIARASATCGQSSRCGRTHNRPGMMPREGYPKTGMAMGNQAELAAGEQEGPCWRLRVWGTSGLQRPCLIPSHGASPRAAGPRSSISALGPPECREEAVSANGTLQLQPEKPPQGWAKVEWRVQLEAGYQQRILTAEKDKAAPPSKGVFSGRADFQQETLSLRIRPVSTADSGVYWADFEDTSGLVTALCFRVSVWEPVGQPRLEARILHWEQGWCNLSLVCTVPGAGNFSYNWSCSGDPLGALEHQPWLRLQVPGDADPTVCCCNASNPVSWSTASTDVAEACRAAAPGHVQQTLTLYDEVGKARTGRDPNGTSEATVGGNTIYAVVCTRTQGPSCPQEPESCTIYSTIQPTRKSPSLKRKRLDPALVSTAYVEATGGSRRWCPPSQTSSPAPSGHHLS; encoded by the exons ATGATCAGAGAGTCTGCAATCGCTCCTGCTCTGGGCAGGGCAGAGGATATTGCACGAGCGTCTGCAACGTGTGGTCAGAGCAGCAGGTGCGGACGGACACACAACCGGCCTGGGATGATGCCGAGAGAAGGGTACCCCAAGACGGGGATGGCGATGGGGAACCAGGCTGAGcttgctgctggggagcaggaggggccGTGCTGGAGGCTGCGGGTCTGGGGCACGAGTGGGCTCCAGCGGCCGTGCCTCATCCCCAGCCACGGAGCATCTCCCAGGGCCGCGGGCCCTCGCTCATCCATCTCCGCTTTAGGACCCCCGGAGTGCCGGGAAGAAGCCGTGTCTGCCAACGGAACGCTGCAGCTGCAGCCGGAGAAACCCCCGCAGGGGTGGGCAAAGGTCGAATGGAGAGTGCAACTGGAAGCAGGATACCAGCAGCGGATCCTGACGGCTGAGAAGGATAAAGCTGCCCCACCCTCCAAGGGTGTTTTTTCTGGGAGAGCTGATTTCCAGCAGGAGACCCTCTCCCTGCGGATCAGGCCGGTTAGCACGGCAGACAGTGGGGTCTATTGGGCAGATTTTGAGGACACGTCGGGCCTTGTTACTGCCCTGTGCTTCCGCGTGTCGGTGTGGG AGCCCGTCGGCCAGCCGCGCCTGGAGGCACGCATCCtgcactgggagcagggctggtgcAACCTCTCACTGGTTTGCACCGTGCCCGGCGCTGGCAACTTCTCCTACAACTGGTCCTGCAGCGGGGATCCCCTGGGAGCCCTGGAGCACCAGCCCTGGCTGCGCCTGCAGGTCCCTGGGGATGCCGACCCCACCGTCTGCTGCTGCAATGCGAGCAACCCGGTGAGCTGGAGCACGGCCAGCACCGACGTTGCGGAAGCCTGCCGCGCTGCAGCCCCAG GACATGTCCAGCAGACGCTGACTCTCTACGACGAGGTGGGCAAAGCCCGAACTGGCCGAGACCCT AATGGGACCAGTGAGGCCACCGTGGGAGGAAACACCATCTACGCCGTCGTCTGCACCAGAACGCAG GGACCCAGCTGTCCTCAGGAGCCCGAAAGCTGCACTATCTACTCCACGATTCAGCCTACCAGGAAG TCTCCCTCTCTCAAGAGGAAGAGGCTGGACCCAGCTTTGGTTTCCACTGCCTACGTAGAG GCTACGGGGGGTTCTAGACGCTGGTGCCCTCCGTCGCAGACCTCGTCCCCGGCTCCTTCAGGCCACCACCTCTCCTAG
- the CD48 gene encoding CD48 antigen produces the protein MAAVFKMVLFFLLFIMQAWARRGQSEVVGVVRGVALLSPSWQNQTSYHRIHWRRNNSVKIASRDGRMKVQYPSSTYKGRLELFLNNTLKISYLQKNDSSTYQVYLEDEVGKEHIEDILLTVYDLVPKPTVNAKVIGGDPAWCKATLECSVGLEGVTYEWIPPSKVVLEGTGASKQHVSFDPWIETYICKVSNPVSSNNASLTYRPPCSWTGESSSAASCTTSGVLVALGHLLLFVLALA, from the exons ATGGCGGCGGTGTTTAAAATggtgctcttcttcctcctcttcatcatgCAGG CCTGGGCACGACGTGGTCAATCGGAGGTGGTCGGGGTTGTTCGTGGGGTGGCATTGCTCAGCCCCAGCTGGCAAAACCAGACCTCCTACCACCGAATCCACTGGCGGCGCAACAACTCTGTGAAGATCGCCAGCCGGGACGGCAGGATGAAGGTGCAGTACCCCAGCAGCACCTACAAGGGACGCCTGGAACTCTTCCTCAACAACACCCTAAAAATCAGCTACCTgcagaaaaatgacagcagcacGTACCAGGTGTACCTGGAGGACGAGGTGGGCAAGGAGCACATTGAGGACATCCTCCTGACGGTCTATG ATCTGGTCCCGAAACCCACTGTGAATGCCAAAGTGATCGGGGGTGACCCGGCGTGGTGCAAAGCTACCCTGGAGTGCTCGGTGGGGCTCGAAGGGGTGACCTACGAGTGGATCCCCCCCAGCAAGGTCGTGCTGGAGGGTACGGGTGCCTCTAAGCAGCATGTCTCCTTTGACCCCTGGATAGAAACCTACATCTGCAAAGTCAGCAACCCTGTCTCCTCCAACAACGCCTCGCTGACCTACAGGCCCCCCTGCTCCTGGACAG gtGAGTCCTCCTCTGCTGCATCCTGCACCACCAGTGGCGTGCTGGTGGCCCTGGGACACCTCCTCCTCTTCGTCCTCGCTCTGGCTTAA